In Candidatus Woesearchaeota archaeon, the following proteins share a genomic window:
- a CDS encoding putative metal-binding motif-containing protein codes for MGIKKINPADSIGANGISAKFLIILILPVIFLLMPEKACGMTIAYDEEYKKVDFQPNATISIGFYVHNDLNEEIGFTVPLIGNLTKYMKAESDNFTLGPYGNGKFNIIITFPESIEGEGIYSYMVMVKEERLYEGGGIHAYACPGVTLYINVPKKPANIWTTDELGNAKLDFAPEEIVYISGSGFDSASAENPVQLQITRPNGENHICPDEKWCPSSLPANSSFSLYSYNLDGIEGVYTIKANDGINQAENTFNDSIALLCVDNDNDGYGSNGSSACSSMGLDCDDNNQEINPGKAEVCNHIDDNCDGLVDDNCEVTEPAPTGNLTSELHTEELNVSEINSTSGINVTEVPEEINLTQVNSTELPNGSEMNSTSEINVTESVSLTEGNFTENSDVPDSADTGAEINTAAVSPGGSSGAGYSGSPGKVAEKQKESCSELWICPGGWGECSLGWQTRTCRDLNNCGTYINKPTESRACTIPAPVESPAEPEPIPEESQAFLESSKSSSSSSSPMKRAFAGIINCKDRTEEIILLSTLLFTISLISILIIF; via the coding sequence ATGGGAATAAAAAAAATAAATCCAGCAGATTCAATCGGAGCCAATGGCATTTCTGCCAAATTCTTAATCATTTTAATTCTCCCTGTTATTTTCCTGCTTATGCCTGAGAAAGCCTGCGGAATGACTATCGCTTATGATGAGGAATACAAGAAAGTTGACTTCCAGCCGAATGCAACAATATCTATCGGCTTTTACGTTCATAATGATCTTAATGAAGAAATAGGATTTACTGTTCCTCTTATAGGCAACCTGACAAAGTATATGAAAGCTGAGTCTGATAATTTTACTCTTGGGCCGTATGGAAACGGCAAATTCAACATAATTATCACATTTCCAGAATCCATTGAAGGTGAAGGGATTTACTCGTACATGGTTATGGTAAAGGAAGAAAGGCTGTATGAAGGCGGCGGAATCCACGCTTACGCATGCCCGGGAGTTACGCTCTACATAAATGTGCCAAAGAAGCCTGCGAATATCTGGACAACTGATGAATTAGGCAATGCAAAACTGGATTTTGCGCCTGAAGAAATAGTCTACATCTCAGGAAGCGGATTTGACTCTGCAAGCGCTGAAAATCCTGTCCAACTGCAGATTACGCGCCCAAATGGGGAAAATCATATTTGCCCGGATGAAAAATGGTGCCCTTCATCTCTTCCAGCAAATTCATCATTTTCACTTTATTCATATAATCTTGATGGGATTGAAGGAGTCTACACAATAAAAGCCAATGATGGAATAAATCAGGCAGAAAATACATTCAATGATTCTATTGCTCTGTTATGCGTTGATAATGATAATGACGGATACGGAAGCAATGGAAGCAGCGCATGCAGCAGCATGGGGCTTGATTGTGATGACAATAACCAGGAGATAAACCCAGGGAAAGCAGAAGTTTGCAATCATATTGATGATAATTGCGATGGCTTAGTGGATGACAACTGCGAAGTAACTGAGCCTGCACCAACAGGCAACTTAACCTCAGAATTGCACACAGAAGAATTGAATGTAAGCGAAATTAATTCAACTTCAGGAATAAATGTTACAGAAGTTCCAGAAGAGATAAACTTAACTCAGGTTAATTCAACAGAATTGCCAAATGGTTCTGAGATGAATTCAACATCAGAGATAAATGTTACAGAATCTGTGAGTCTGACTGAGGGTAATTTCACTGAAAATTCTGATGTTCCTGATAGCGCAGATACGGGCGCGGAAATAAATACCGCAGCAGTTAGCCCAGGAGGAAGCAGCGGTGCGGGCTACAGCGGAAGCCCAGGCAAAGTTGCAGAAAAGCAAAAAGAATCCTGCAGCGAGCTTTGGATTTGCCCTGGCGGATGGGGAGAATGCAGTCTTGGATGGCAGACCAGGACATGCAGGGACCTAAACAACTGCGGAACATACATTAATAAGCCGACAGAGTCAAGGGCATGCACGATTCCTGCTCCAGTGGAGTCTCCTGCTGAGCCAGAGCCAATTCCAGAAGAGAGCCAAGCTTTTTTAGAATCTTCAAAAAGCAGTTCAAGTTCATCTTCTCCTATGAAAAGAGCATTTGCCGGAATCATTAACTGCAAAGATAGGACAGAAGAAATAATATTGCTTTCAACATTGCTTTTTACAATATCCTTAATAAGCATCCTTATTATATTTTAA